The Oncorhynchus clarkii lewisi isolate Uvic-CL-2024 unplaced genomic scaffold, UVic_Ocla_1.0 unplaced_contig_8906_pilon_pilon, whole genome shotgun sequence genome includes a region encoding these proteins:
- the LOC139399962 gene encoding vacuolar protein sorting-associated protein 8 homolog — MTQLQSPPKVFAETTLDPQQSQSWDQLRCLYRGPSRLAILSEISHCHGNEKAGLLNPSQPGTGSIFHSENFQLKLSPPPSVEE, encoded by the exons GTGTTTGCTGAGACCACGTTGGACCCCCAGCAGAGTCAGTCCTGGGACCAGCTACGATGCCTCTACAGAGGACCTTCCAGG TTGGCCATCCTGTCGGAAATCTCCCACTGCCATGGCAACGAGAAGGCGGGCCTCCTAAACCCCTCCCAACCAGGAACAGGAAGTATATTCCACAGCGAGAACTTCCAGCTCAAACTCTCCCCACCGCCATCGGTCGAAGAGTAG